A portion of the Caenorhabditis elegans chromosome III genome contains these proteins:
- the Y55B1BR.8 gene encoding uncharacterized protein (Partially confirmed by transcript evidence), with product MPFSINSFPSLVSTGNTVESSEDSDTYIPPPTRDQNIERSRNNFKLLCIIVFAGLSLWIIFVSVFDPFKTKGDVSVPKFHRRMPP from the exons ATGCCTTTT agcaTCAACTCCTTCCCCTCCCTAGTCTCCACTGGAAACACTGTGGAAAGTTCAGAAGACTCCGACACCTACATTCCGCCTCCAACCAGAGATCAGAACATTGAGCGATCccgaaataatttcaaacttctctGCATCATCGTTTTCGCCGGACTTTCTCTCTGGATCATCTTTGTCAGTGTCTTCGATCCATTCAAGACCAAGGGTGACGTCAGCGTTCCGAAGTTCCATCGGAGAATGCCTCCTTAA